In Eremothecium gossypii ATCC 10895 chromosome V, complete sequence, the genomic stretch CACCCTAACTGCCCAGAGGTTCTATACACCCCAATGACGGTAACTCTTTCCAATATACCGAAGAAGTTCACGCCGATCATATTGAATAGTGTAAATCCGGCAGAATCGGTACGTGCATACATGTCCACTATTCTTGCACGTGGTCGTCGTCTGAATGGCTTTAATCTATGGTACCAACTGGATGCCTATGATGACAAAGATTTAGCTGAATCTCTGCGGTGTGAGCTCAAGGAGTACGAACAGGGGTTTAAGTCGAAAAGGCAGAAGAAACAGCTATAGACAAGGTAATATATGATGCATGTAGTATAAAATATTTAGGTGGAATATTGAATCTGTATTCCGAATTTTGCCGGGCGTAACCATAGGGGCCTAGGTACCTGCTGTGCTGTGATTTCGTTAATCGTCTTCGGGGCTTCCAAAGGTATGGTTGTCAATTCTGCCCCCGCAGATACCAAGAAACCCTTATACTTGCCCTCCCATAATAGTCGCAAGTTTTTGTCTCTGAGACTAGAACTCATCTTAAGAACACTGGTAAATTGTGTTGCGTCTATCATGGCAGCGAACTTATCTGTCACTGATTTTTCGGGTGGGTATCGAAGGAGCGGAGAGGGAAATGGCAAGTTTACATTGTCAATTAATGCGTTGGAAGAATTAGGCATCATGAGTTGGTGGTACAACTGATTATCCGACGGGAGCTCCGCGAATGGCCGAATTTGGTCAAAAGACCGCGCGCCTGGAACGGCACCGCAGTACCGCGGATCACTAACTGGTGTTTCAGTGGCCACCTCAATGCTAGTTTCCTCCTCATTGGTAGCCTGCTTATGCGCGGCTGCACTGGATTTCCAAAATTCACATCCAAACGACAAATTAGACTCAATTGAGTACACATTAAAGTCATACTTGGAGCAGAAAGTGGTTCCAGGTGAGAACTTTACAGAATAGGACGACGATATGTGCCCGAACAATGGGTTAAGCGACAAGGTCAAAGTGATCGGCTTGCCGGTGTTAGTCGCATGTGTGCAATAACGCAGAGCAGTGGAACAGCCTGGAAGAAGGTTGCTGATCCCGAGCCAGAACTCGGCACCCAGTGATAGCGTAGACTGACCATGCGGCGAGCCTTCGTGCGACCTGCCCGGCGACAAGTTATGCAGGAACCGGTACCCAAGTAGCAGCTCATTCGTAGAAAATACAATGTCTTGACTGCCCCATGGTGCGTTGCGCTGCCAGTATAGCGTCAGAATACTCGACTCCCCCGCAGCAGACAGCAGACTCTTGAGCACCAGTTGGCTCTGAGGCGTCAGCCGCTTACAGTACATGGCTTCCAGAATCGAGCCCGGCCAGTACATGCGCCCGTAAAGCAGCATCTGGCTGCGGAAGCTTGTACCTAGCGTACGCCCTGGTCGCAGGCACTGGTATGTGTCCACCCGTTGCTGCAGCGGCACCTTCAGCGAGTTCTGCACGATCTTGTCCAGCTGACCGCAATCGGTGTACAAGTACGACAGCGATCCATTGATGATGCTCCGGTTGGAAAGCTCGAACGTGTTGAAAGTGTTGGGGGTCGACTGGTTAGATATCTGCAGATTCAGTGAGTCGGGAATCTCGAACTGCAGCAGGTTGTCGCTGGTCGCCGTGATATTTTCGTAGCTGTAGTCCCTGTCCCAGCTAGTGGTCCTCTCGAACTGTCGCAGCACATATTCCATATATTCAATCATTGCCACGTGCCCTTCGCCCGCCGTTGACCGATTATCTGTCTAGCGTTGCGCCTTGCCACATGGAGATCAGCGGAGTATTGACAGGTTTTGGTGAGACTCGCGAAATTGACAACCCGCGCAAGCAAACCTGAACATGATACTTCCAAGCAGCAGAGCAGCAGTGCTTCAGACCAGTGGAAGCAGCCTACCAAGCGGCGACAGTTCTCCGAGCAGAGGACATTATAGGAGCACCTCAGAGACATTCAAGGCTTTGCTAGACCGCCGGCTGTGGCAGGACTACGGGTGTGACAGTACAGATATGTCAGAGAGCATATGGAGAGATGACGACGGCGCCGAAGCCGAAGCACACCTGCGGCGGGTACGGCGAACGAACAGGGCCGGCGCCAGCGTGATGCGGCGACGGCGATCAAGCAGCAAGACGTCCAGCAAAAACCTTAAGAGCACGACCGACATTTCGCCGGCATCCAAGATATTTCGCAACCTGCTCATCCTGGAGGACGACCTGCGCCGGCAGGCAaaggagcaggagctgctgaagtGGCAGTTCACGCTTTTCCTGTCGACGCTGATGGGGGTCGCGGGATTTGCGTTCTACGAGCTGTACTTCTCACAGGACACCGTGCAGGGCCTTTATAGAGTGATGCTCCAGTTCCTGTTCGTGTTCATCATGATCACTGTCGTGCTGTTCCATCTCAGCGGCGAGTACCGCCGCACCATCGTGATCCCGCGCAAGTTCTTCACCAACACCAACAAGGGCATCCGCCAGTTCAACATCAAGCTCGTCAAAGTCAAGAGCTCGTTCGGCGACCGCGCGACCGACTCCGCGCGCCTGGCCGCCCGCCGCGTTGCCGGCGCCCAGCTCTGGCTGCTGCACCTGCTCGTGCCCGCCGCGCACCTGCCCCGCCTCGCGCTCTACCACTTCTGGCGCGGCGTCGCCGTCCGCTCCCAGGCGCGCATCGGCGCCGTCGACGTCAAGCTCGTGCTCTACCCCCGCGCCTTCAGCGCCGAGATCCGCGAGGGCTGGGAGATCTACCGCGACGAGTTCTGGGCCCGCGAGGGcgcccgccggcgccgtcTGGTCAACCAGCTGAGCCCCAAGGCCGACTagccggcgccgcgctgccgccagccgccagcgcgccgcaggccccggccgcgctgccgccggcccCCGCATCTACATAGCAGCATATAAACAACGCGATGTCTATGGTCCGCGGCCCGCCGCCCTACAAGTGTTTACGTGCATCAGTGTAGCGGTTCGTAGATATGGCTCATCCGGGCGTGCCCGTTCGCGTCTACGCACTCTCATCTTCTGCGTTGGCGGCAGAGCCGCCGCCCTCTCCAGCGTGTCCCGTTTTCCGCGCGCACGCCGCTGTATTTATATATTTTCACCGCCGAGCACCTGTGCCGCCCATTAGGGCTGCACGCGTATATATATCCCGCGCACACGCGCCACGTCTGGCCCCGGACCTTTGTGGCGTTGCCGGGCCGCCCCGCTGTGCCGCCCACGCGCCGCGACGGAATCCCAGCAACCAAATTTGGCCGCGCTGCGCCGgctgcagccgcagcagcgggaaGCCAGCACGGCCGGAGCACATGACGGCCGCTAGGCTGCATCTGCACACCCTTGGCAAGTGATTATTACCCTCCTTTCCATCCCCTTAACAAACACCTCACAAAGACAAAAATCAACACAAATACAGCGGCCTCGATCGTGTAACACCAAGCACGCCGGGAGACGGACCAGCGAACCGAAGCACTCAGGCTCAAAATGATGCGTGGTTTTAAGCAAAAGGTATGTGGGGCGGCTGCAGTGCGGccgggcgggcgcgggcgagCGGACTACTAACGGGACCTGCGCAGTTGATAAAGAAAACTACAGgatcgtcgtcgtcgactcagaagaagaaggacaagGAGACGGGGAAAAAGCCGGGGAGCGCCAATGGCGCGGCAGGGGCCGTGGGCGGGAGCGGGGGCCGGGCGACGGTGGACAAGAAGGAGCAGAAGGGCTCCGGGGCGAAGCAGCCGAAGGCCAAGGACGCGGGCAAGTCtggggcgggcgcggcgcccaAGGTGAAGGTGGCGGCGAAGAAGGAAGAGCGCTCATACCCGACGATGATTGCGGCGGCTGTGTCGCCGGGGAGCACGTCCGGGCCGCCGTCACCCAAGGAGGCGGAGGCGGCGTCGCCCAACGGCATCGACATCCCGCGGTCGTCGCACTCGTTCGAGCGGCTACCCACGCCCACGAAGCTGAACCCCGACACAGACCTTGAGCTGATCAAGACGCCGCAGCGGCACTCGTCGTCGCGGTTCGAACCGTCGCGGTACACACAGATTTCCAAGTTGCCGGGGTTTGACGACGTGCCGCCGGAGGAGCAGATTTCTCTATTCATAGCGAAGGTCGACCAGTGCAATATCATGTTTGACTTCAGCGATCCGAGTTTTGACATCCATGGGAAAGAGATCAAACGCATCACGCTGCAGGAGCTAATTGAGTTTATCGTGACCAACCGGTTCACGTACACGGAGGAGATGTACGGGCACGTCGTAAATATGTTCAAGGTTAACCTTTTCAGGCCCATCCCGCCGCCTGTGAATCCGATTGGAGACGTGTACGACCCCGACGAAGACGAGCCGGTCAACGAGCTGGCCTGGCCGCACATGCAATGTGTCTATGAGTTCTTCTTGCGTTTCGTGGAGTCGCCAGACTTCAACCACCAGATTGCAAAGCAGTTCATTGACCAGGAGTTCATTCTAAAGCTCCTCGAGCTATTCGATAGCGAAGATATCCGCGAACGGGACTGCCTCAAAACCACGCTTCACAGGATCTACGGCAAGTTCTTGTCTCTCCGGTCGTTTATCCGCCGCTCCATCAACAACATTTTCCTTCAGTTTGTCTACGAGACAGAGCGTTTTAATGGTATTGCAGAGTTGTTGGAGATCCTCGGTTCCATCATCAACGGATTCGCATTGCCGTTAAAAGAAGAACACAAGGTATTCCTTGTCCGCATCCTAATTCCATTGCATAAAGTTCGCTGTTTATCGCTCTATCACCCCCAGTTGGCATACTGTATTGTGCAGTTCTTAGAGAAAGAGCCGATGCTGACCGAGGAAGTCATTATGGGTTTGCTACGCTATTGGCCGAAAGTGAATTCTACCAAAGAAATTATGTTTTTGAATGAAATCGAGGATATCTTTGAAGTCATTGAACCGCTAGAGTTCATTAAAGTTGAAGTGCCTCTATTTGTCCAGCTAGCAAAATGCATCTCCTCACCACATTTCCAGGTGGCAGAGAAGGTGCTCAGTTACTGGAATAACGAATACTTTCTAAATCTATGCATTGAAAACGCAGAGGTAATCCTGCCTATCATTTTCCCCGCGCTGTATGAGTTGACCTCCCAGTTAGACTTAGACTCTCAAACCGATGAAGAGGGCAATCCAAATCAGGACCCCTACATGCTAGTTGAGCAAGCCATAAACTCCGGTTCATGGAATCGGGCTATTCATGCAATGGCTTTCAAAGCATTAAAGATATTTCTCGAGACAAACCCGGTTCTCTATGAGAATTGCAACTCTCTCTACCTTTCGAGTCTGAAGGAATCCCAAAAGCGCCGTGAGAAGCGCGAAGAAAACTGGAACAAGCTACAGGAGTATGTAAGGAACTTGCACATCAGCAGTGTAGATAATCCTGTCGCGGTAGACAGGATAGGGACGGGGGATCTTCATTAAAGCATTTAATAAATCTCATTTGAGGTAAGAAGGGCAGAAGCCAATAAGAATAAAGGCAATACGCGTATTTTGTCATGATTTTGTATATGATTGATTGGAAGTTATATGTGCAGCTATGTTTGTTCACGCCACTTTAACCTGCTATGGTACGCACCATGTGCTGTGCTTATGTTACATATCCCAGACACTTCTGATTCTGGCTCATGCCAGTGTTCCCATTTTTAATGCAGTATGTATATGTAGTTAGTATACACATACCCTGATATACAAAACTAATCTAAACTAGTTTCATATCAATACAATTATTAATGCGACCATCCGAAATGTGCTGCTTGCTGCAGTGCCGTGGAAGCTGCCTGAGACAGATGTTCCGCTTTTTTGCTTTAGTCAGATCAACTTTGCCATGCGAATAAGGGTGCTGTCGCTGCTCTTCTGAAAAAGGATGCTATAAATACGGGGATGCTCTTCCGCTGACCTCAACGTGTAAAACAGAAGAAGCGACGACACTCAGCTATCTAGAATGAATACCAACCTATTTATTAGAAATCCCTGTGGAACGAGGCTATTCTTTGGCAATCTGTGCCGCCTGGTAGCGCCCAGCTATCGCAGCCAGATGATGGGGAGCGCCATTCGTGCACGCGCGGTAAGTCTAACTAAGAATGCGGGCATTACTTCGCCAAGGATGATGCTCTTTACAAGTATCACAGCTACGGGTCTACTAATGCCGCTGTTCAAGTCTCCTATAATTCGCAATGACGCATACATGGGCGTTCACGACGTAAAGTACCCGCAGGTGGGATATGGTGCAGGGGTCACTAGCAAGGAAGTGCGCAGGGGAAGGCTTAATGGAAAGCTAGATTACCGCCAGCTATGTCTGGGCTCCATCGCGGGTGTTGCGCTGGGAATTGTTGTCGGAAAGATTTCGCACGCTCTCGTATTTATTACTGGCCTGGGGCTGCTGGCGCTTCAATGGCTACAGAGTCGAGGGATAGTGGACAAAGGCACCACGCGTGGGCTATCTAGATACCTGATCAGCACCGGCAGGGAGAAGATTGACCTTAATACACTCTTCTGGGAGAAGCCGAGCTTCAAGATTTCCTTTTTGCTCACCTTCGTGCTGGCTGCGCTGAATGTCTAACCTTACAGTCGAGCTTGCGATATGTTGGCGGCTTGCACCGCGGCCCTGGAGAGCTTACGTAGGCGACTAGATCTCTCTAGAGTGTATAGGACTCACCAAGCACATTTCTGCAATTATCACGTGACTCTTAGTAAGGACCATTTTTAATGAACCCGACTAGAACAGAAAGTGCACCGAAGACTTCACACGGCACCACGCAGATAGCACGATCATAGAGCCGGCCACTATGTCGCTAGTACATCCAGATACATCTAATTATCCTTTTCGGTTTGCACCGTTTCTTCGGCAGGAATATTCCTTCTCTCTTGATCCCGACAGACCAGTATGCCAATACTACAACTCCAAGGAAGGCGCTTCCTCATGTCCCAACGGCACGCTGTGCCCCAACAAACACGTCCTGCCCATATTTCAGAACAAAATCGTCTGCAAGCACTGGCTGCGTGGACTGTGTAAGAAGAACGATCAATGCGAGTACCTACATGAATACAACTTACGCAAGATGCCCGAGTGTGTGTTCTTCACGAAAAACGGTTACTGCACACAGAGCCCTGAGTGCCAATACCTGCATATAGACCCCACGTCCAAGGTTCAACAGTGCGAGGACTACCGCATGGGCTTCTGTCCATTGGGAACCGCCTGTCCGTGCAAGCACGTTAAGAAGATCATCTGCCCGAAATACGTGACGGGCTTCTGCCCGCTGGGCCGCGACTGCGACTGGGAACATCCGCCGTTCTACGTACCCAATGAGCTCAGCAAGATCCGCATTAAGCGCGACGACGAAATCAATACCAAGAAGCTCGACGAGGAGAAGGAGCGGCGCCTCAACGCCATCATCAACGGGGAGCTAGTCATATAAGCGTGCATATAGCGCAATTAAAGGTTTAGCGTCATCGATAGTTACATAAAGTTAGAATGCATGCTCCGCCACGCGCGCGTTCGACTCGGCGAGCCAGCGCGAAAGCGCGTCCTGCGCCGCGGGTACGAAGAACCGCCGCAAGAAGTGGAGTTCCTCCGCCCACCGGTCGTAGAGGTCCTGGCTGAGTACGTTGTACTTGATCGGGTCGCCCTTGGAGATGGCATTCATGAGCCACTGTGTCTCGTGCAACGAATGCGTCGGCGCGCTGCTGTGCGACTTCATCATCGACAATTCGCGGAACGGCTCGAACCGCGTGATAAGCGCAAGCAAGCAGAGCCCCGCAGCGTACACGTCCGTGCTGTGCGTCGgctggccgccgccgaTCAAGCCCGGCGCGCAGTACTCAAGCGTCGTCGTGAGCGGCTCCGGCGCCGCGTCGCACACTGCCGCCGACGTGAAGTCCGCCAAGAATGCGTCCTGCCCGCGCACGAGCACGTTCGCGGTCTTGATGTCCCCGTGCACCACGCAGCTCTCGCGAAGGAACTGGAGCGCCGCAACAAGGTCACGTGCGTACCGCCACCACTGGCCCTTGCTCACGGCCGCGCGCCGGTGCACCGCTTCCAACGTGGTGTCCATCCGCTCTAGCACCAGCGCCGGCACCACCTCGCCACCGCGGAGCCGCCGGTACTCCCGACGCGTCACCGCCGCCACCCCGTGGAACGGCACCACGTGCCGCTCCGCGagccgcccgcccgcctgctgcgcgaggTGCGAGTATATGAGCACTTCGTGCAAAAGCACCGGCGCCTTCCGCCGCGACGTCGGCACCTTGAGCGCAAGCGCGCCGTCGCCCAGCTCGAACACGCACGCCACAGACCCGCACCCGAGCACGCGCGTCAGCCGCCACCGCTCTAGCCCCACCTCGGCCCGCCAGAGCCCGCGCACGTACGCCTCCGGTCCGGTCTGCGCGCGCGACAGCACGCGCGCAAGTAACCCTGCGTCCCGCCGCTCCAGCATCCGCGCGAAGTCCCCCACCGCCTCCTCCTCTTTGGCCGCCTCCTGCGATGCCCACGCGCTCATGTCGCCCCCCTCTGTCCGCTGCACTCGCTGCGCGATCTCCGCGCTGCCTCTGTCTTGGGACCTATGTGCTGCCAATGCCTGTGCAATGCGTCGCCCTGCTGCGCCCGGCTCCTGCTGCCGTGCCGACTGCTGCCGTACTGTGATTCTTCGCTGCACTTGTAACGCCCACCAGCACAAACTCACCGTTTCGGACTCGCTGCGCGCCCGTGCCCTAGTGCCCCGCGCGGAATCCCCATCTGGTCCTGTCCGGTCCCCCCGTCCGAGACCACAATGTCGTTGCTAAATCGAGAACGCCCGACGTGCCTGCCTTGCGCCGCCAGGGCCCGCCGTACGGCCTGCTCTTGGGcacggcggcagcgcgcgcaccCACAGCGCAGTACGCGGCGGTCTCTGGCGACGGCGACCCACCCGTCGCTCCCCCCGGATGCCGGACAGCATGGGAGGCTGGCCCGGGCCTCCCTGCGCACGCTACGCTGCGCAAGCGCGGGCCCGTGCCAGGCCCAGCCCGTCTCCAGCCCGTCCTGCAGCCAGGGACTACGCGGGCCGCCCCGCGAGCCCCGAGGTGCGAAAAAAGAAACGGGTTAAGGGATTCCAAGAAAAACAGTGCGTAGTATAAAAGGGGGATGACAGGCTAAAATTGCTATGGGAGCAACGGCAGCATACCAGCGTTTTAAATAGCACGCTAGAACGCAGCAGCTGATCCGCGAGGCTACTCTGGCAAGTGGAATTGAGCGATTGCTAGCGAAGACACAGTAGTGTGTAACAAGATGCACCGGACATACTCCCTAAGGAACTCGAGGGCGCCCACGGCGTCGCAGCTTCAGAAcccgccgccaccgccaTCGACGACGAAGAACCGGTTCTTCGGCAAGGGCGGACTGGCCAACACGTTCCGCAAGAACACGGCGGGCGCTTTTGGACCGGAGCTATCGCGCAAGCTGTCGCAGCTGGTGAAGATCGAGAAGAACGTGTTGCGGGCCATCGAGGTGGCGGCGAACGAGCGCCGGGACGCGGCCAAGCAGCTGTCGCTGTGGGGGCTTGAGAACGACGACGACGTGTCGGACATCACGGACAAGCTGGGCGTGCTGATCTACGAGACGTCGGAGCTGGACGACCAGTTCATCGACCGGTACGACCAGTACCGGCTGACGCTCAAGTCCATCCGCGATATCGAGGGCTCCATCCAGCCCTCGCGCGACCGCAAGGCGAAGATCACGGACAAGATTGCGTACCTGAAGTACAAGGACCCGCAGTCTCCCAAGATTGAGGTGCTAGAGCAGGAGCTAGTGCGTGCGGAGGCCGAGTCGCTGGTGGCGGAGGCCCAGTTGTCGAACATCACGCGCTCGAAGCTGAAGGCCGCCTTCAACTACCAGTTCGACTCCCTGATCGAGCACAGCGAGAAGCTGGCGCTGATCGCCGGCTACGGCaaggcgctgctggagctgctggacgatTCTCCGGTGACGCCTGGCGAGACCCGCCCGGCCTACGACGGCTACGAGGCCTCGAAGCAGATCATCATCGATGCCGAGGCCGCGCTGAACGACTGGACGCTGGACACCGCGGCCGTCAAGCCCTCGCTGTCCATCAGACGTGATTACGACGAGGAGTTCGAGGAGGGTGATGACGGCGAGCAGTGGGAGCAGGATGCCACTGAGGAGCAAGTCGCAGCCTGAGCGCGAGGAAAGCGCCGGCGCGCCTGCGCGCCCCCGCTTCGGCCT encodes the following:
- the MDM10 gene encoding Mdm10p (Syntenic homolog of Saccharomyces cerevisiae YAL010C (MDM10)) translates to MIEYMEYVLRQFERTTSWDRDYSYENITATSDNLLQFEIPDSLNLQISNQSTPNTFNTFELSNRSIINGSLSYLYTDCGQLDKIVQNSLKVPLQQRVDTYQCLRPGRTLGTSFRSQMLLYGRMYWPGSILEAMYCKRLTPQSQLVLKSLLSAAGESSILTLYWQRNAPWGSQDIVFSTNELLLGYRFLHNLSPGRSHEGSPHGQSTLSLGAEFWLGISNLLPGCSTALRYCTHATNTGKPITLTLSLNPLFGHISSSYSVKFSPGTTFCSKYDFNVYSIESNLSFGCEFWKSSAAAHKQATNEEETSIEVATETPVSDPRYCGAVPGARSFDQIRPFAELPSDNQLYHQLMMPNSSNALIDNVNLPFPSPLLRYPPEKSVTDKFAAMIDATQFTSVLKMSSSLRDKNLRLLWEGKYKGFLVSAGAELTTIPLEAPKTINEITAQQVPRPLWLRPAKFGIQIQYST
- the SPO7 gene encoding Nem1-Spo7 phosphatase regulatory subunit SPO7 (Syntenic homolog of Saccharomyces cerevisiae YAL009W (SPO7)), which translates into the protein MILPSSRAAVLQTSGSSLPSGDSSPSRGHYRSTSETFKALLDRRLWQDYGCDSTDMSESIWRDDDGAEAEAHLRRVRRTNRAGASVMRRRRSSSKTSSKNLKSTTDISPASKIFRNLLILEDDLRRQAKEQELLKWQFTLFLSTLMGVAGFAFYELYFSQDTVQGLYRVMLQFLFVFIMITVVLFHLSGEYRRTIVIPRKFFTNTNKGIRQFNIKLVKVKSSFGDRATDSARLAARRVAGAQLWLLHLLVPAAHLPRLALYHFWRGVAVRSQARIGAVDVKLVLYPRAFSAEIREGWEIYRDEFWAREGARRRRLVNQLSPKAD
- the RTS1 gene encoding protein phosphatase 2A regulatory subunit RTS1 (Syntenic homolog of Saccharomyces cerevisiae YOR014W (RTS1); 1-intron) encodes the protein MMRGFKQKLIKKTTGSSSSTQKKKDKETGKKPGSANGAAGAVGGSGGRATVDKKEQKGSGAKQPKAKDAGKSGAGAAPKVKVAAKKEERSYPTMIAAAVSPGSTSGPPSPKEAEAASPNGIDIPRSSHSFERLPTPTKLNPDTDLELIKTPQRHSSSRFEPSRYTQISKLPGFDDVPPEEQISLFIAKVDQCNIMFDFSDPSFDIHGKEIKRITLQELIEFIVTNRFTYTEEMYGHVVNMFKVNLFRPIPPPVNPIGDVYDPDEDEPVNELAWPHMQCVYEFFLRFVESPDFNHQIAKQFIDQEFILKLLELFDSEDIRERDCLKTTLHRIYGKFLSLRSFIRRSINNIFLQFVYETERFNGIAELLEILGSIINGFALPLKEEHKVFLVRILIPLHKVRCLSLYHPQLAYCIVQFLEKEPMLTEEVIMGLLRYWPKVNSTKEIMFLNEIEDIFEVIEPLEFIKVEVPLFVQLAKCISSPHFQVAEKVLSYWNNEYFLNLCIENAEVILPIIFPALYELTSQLDLDSQTDEEGNPNQDPYMLVEQAINSGSWNRAIHAMAFKALKIFLETNPVLYENCNSLYLSSLKESQKRREKREENWNKLQEYVRNLHISSVDNPVAVDRIGTGDLH
- the FUN14 gene encoding Fun14p (Syntenic homolog of Saccharomyces cerevisiae YAL008W (FUN14)); the encoded protein is MNTNLFIRNPCGTRLFFGNLCRLVAPSYRSQMMGSAIRARAVSLTKNAGITSPRMMLFTSITATGLLMPLFKSPIIRNDAYMGVHDVKYPQVGYGAGVTSKEVRRGRLNGKLDYRQLCLGSIAGVALGIVVGKISHALVFITGLGLLALQWLQSRGIVDKGTTRGLSRYLISTGREKIDLNTLFWEKPSFKISFLLTFVLAALNV
- the YTH1 gene encoding cleavage polyadenylation factor RNA-binding subunit YTH1 (Syntenic homolog of Saccharomyces cerevisiae YPR107C (YTH1)), which translates into the protein MSLVHPDTSNYPFRFAPFLRQEYSFSLDPDRPVCQYYNSKEGASSCPNGTLCPNKHVLPIFQNKIVCKHWLRGLCKKNDQCEYLHEYNLRKMPECVFFTKNGYCTQSPECQYLHIDPTSKVQQCEDYRMGFCPLGTACPCKHVKKIICPKYVTGFCPLGRDCDWEHPPFYVPNELSKIRIKRDDEINTKKLDEEKERRLNAIINGELVI
- the ISR1 gene encoding putative protein kinase ISR1 (Syntenic homolog of Saccharomyces cerevisiae YPR106W (ISR1)): MSAWASQEAAKEEEAVGDFARMLERRDAGLLARVLSRAQTGPEAYVRGLWRAEVGLERWRLTRVLGCGSVACVFELGDGALALKVPTSRRKAPVLLHEVLIYSHLAQQAGGRLAERHVVPFHGVAAVTRREYRRLRGGEVVPALVLERMDTTLEAVHRRAAVSKGQWWRYARDLVAALQFLRESCVVHGDIKTANVLVRGQDAFLADFTSAAVCDAAPEPLTTTLEYCAPGLIGGGQPTHSTDVYAAGLCLLALITRFEPFRELSMMKSHSSAPTHSLHETQWLMNAISKGDPIKYNVLSQDLYDRWAEELHFLRRFFVPAAQDALSRWLAESNARVAEHAF
- the PIL1 gene encoding lipid-binding protein PIL1 (Syntenic homolog of Saccharomyces cerevisiae YGR086C (PIL1)): MHRTYSLRNSRAPTASQLQNPPPPPSTTKNRFFGKGGLANTFRKNTAGAFGPELSRKLSQLVKIEKNVLRAIEVAANERRDAAKQLSLWGLENDDDVSDITDKLGVLIYETSELDDQFIDRYDQYRLTLKSIRDIEGSIQPSRDRKAKITDKIAYLKYKDPQSPKIEVLEQELVRAEAESLVAEAQLSNITRSKLKAAFNYQFDSLIEHSEKLALIAGYGKALLELLDDSPVTPGETRPAYDGYEASKQIIIDAEAALNDWTLDTAAVKPSLSIRRDYDEEFEEGDDGEQWEQDATEEQVAA